The region ACCCAGCTGGAAACCGAGTTGCAGCGCATGCTGCTGCCCAAAGACCCCGACGATGCGCGTCCGGCATTTGTCGAAATCCGCGCCGGCACCGGCGGTGACGAGTCCGCCCTGTTCGCCGCTGACCTGGCTCGCATGTACCTGCGTTACGCTGACCGGCGCGGCTGGAAACATGAGGTGATGAGTGAATCCGCCAGCGAACTCGGTGGCTACAAGGAAATCGTGATCCGCATTGAGGGAGACAACGTCTACGGCGCCCTCAAATTCGAGTCCGGCGGCCACCGGGTACAGCGTGTGCCGGTGACCGAAACCCAGGGTCGTATCCACACCAGCGCCTGCACCATTGCCGTGCTGGCCGAGCCCGACGAGGCCGAAGCCATCAAGATCAACCCGTCGGATCTGCGTATTGACACCTACCGTGCCAGCGGGGCTGGCGGCCAGCACATCAACAAGACCGACTCGGCCGTGCGCATCACCCACTTGCCCACCGGCATCGTCGCCGAATGCCAGGACGGGCGCAGCCAGCACAGTAACAAAGCGCAAGCGCTGCGCGTGCTGACCGCCCGCATCCAGGAAAAAGACCGCAGCGAGCGCGCAGCCAAAGATGCCGCCGAGCGCAAAAGCCTGGTCGGCAGTGGCGACCGCAGCGAC is a window of Rhodoferax lithotrophicus DNA encoding:
- the prfA gene encoding peptide chain release factor 1, with protein sequence MKPFLRQQLARYADRLGELEFLLSRQDIMGDMEQFLKLSREHTDVAAVAGRWLRYQQREADLATAQDMLKDAADDADMSAMAQEEIDSASAELTQLETELQRMLLPKDPDDARPAFVEIRAGTGGDESALFAADLARMYLRYADRRGWKHEVMSESASELGGYKEIVIRIEGDNVYGALKFESGGHRVQRVPVTETQGRIHTSACTIAVLAEPDEAEAIKINPSDLRIDTYRASGAGGQHINKTDSAVRITHLPTGIVAECQDGRSQHSNKAQALRVLTARIQEKDRSERAAKDAAERKSLVGSGDRSDRIRTYNFPQGRLTDHRINLTLYKLLSIMEGDLDDVVNALQAHEAATQLAALELNA